A portion of the Thermoanaerobaculia bacterium genome contains these proteins:
- a CDS encoding NAD-dependent succinate-semialdehyde dehydrogenase produces the protein MAIASVNPANGKLLHSFDEAGAAEIEIALALAEKTFRIWRRVGFAVRAAKMRRAAEILEEDRRRFGEIMTLEMGKPIGAAIAEVEKCASVCRYYAEHAEAFLAPQEVATDAGRSYVRYDPLGCVLAVMPWNFPFWQVLRFAAPTLMAGNVGILKHASNVPQSALAIAEVFSRAGFPEGCFQTLLVGSAAVAKMIDDPRIAAVTLTGSEGAGVAVGRAAGAQIKKAVLELGGSDPFIVLPSADLAKAAATAVKARTINNGQSCIAAKRFIVHEAVYDRFVTLFLGGMAALVVGDPMDPATEIGPLATAPIRAELAEQVERSVAAGAKLLLGGRIPDGPGNFYPPTVLAEPVPGSPAWDDELFGPVATLFRVADLDAAIALANHKVFGLGASAWTNEAAEQERLAVEIEAGSVFLNGMVKSDPRLPFGGIKRSGFGRELSLAGIREFVNVKTVWIA, from the coding sequence ATGGCCATCGCGTCAGTCAATCCAGCCAACGGCAAGTTGCTGCACAGTTTCGATGAAGCGGGAGCGGCGGAGATCGAAATCGCGCTGGCTCTTGCCGAGAAGACCTTTCGGATCTGGCGCAGAGTCGGTTTCGCGGTGCGCGCCGCGAAGATGCGGCGCGCCGCGGAGATCCTCGAGGAGGACAGGCGCCGCTTCGGCGAGATCATGACGCTCGAGATGGGGAAGCCGATCGGCGCGGCGATTGCCGAGGTCGAGAAGTGCGCCTCGGTCTGCCGCTACTATGCCGAGCACGCCGAAGCGTTTCTCGCGCCGCAGGAGGTCGCGACCGACGCCGGCCGGAGCTACGTGCGCTACGACCCGCTGGGCTGCGTGCTGGCGGTGATGCCGTGGAACTTTCCGTTCTGGCAGGTGCTGCGCTTTGCCGCACCGACCCTCATGGCGGGCAACGTCGGCATTCTGAAGCACGCCTCGAACGTGCCGCAGTCGGCGCTCGCCATCGCCGAGGTCTTTTCGCGCGCCGGCTTCCCCGAGGGCTGCTTCCAGACGCTGCTCGTGGGCAGCGCGGCGGTCGCGAAGATGATCGACGACCCGCGCATCGCGGCGGTGACGCTCACCGGCAGCGAGGGGGCGGGGGTCGCTGTCGGCCGCGCCGCCGGCGCCCAGATCAAGAAGGCGGTGCTCGAGCTGGGCGGCAGCGACCCGTTCATCGTGCTGCCCTCCGCCGACCTCGCGAAGGCAGCGGCCACCGCGGTCAAGGCACGGACGATCAACAACGGCCAGTCGTGCATCGCGGCCAAACGCTTCATCGTCCACGAGGCGGTCTACGACCGCTTCGTCACGCTCTTCCTCGGCGGCATGGCGGCGCTGGTGGTGGGCGACCCGATGGATCCGGCGACCGAGATCGGCCCGCTCGCCACCGCACCGATCCGCGCCGAGCTGGCGGAGCAGGTGGAGCGCTCGGTGGCGGCGGGGGCGAAGCTCCTGCTGGGGGGCCGGATCCCCGACGGGCCGGGAAACTTCTACCCGCCGACCGTCCTCGCGGAGCCGGTACCCGGCTCGCCGGCCTGGGACGACGAGCTCTTCGGCCCGGTGGCGACGCTCTTCCGGGTGGCGGATCTCGACGCGGCGATCGCGCTCGCCAACCACAAGGTCTTCGGCCTGGGAGCTTCGGCGTGGACGAACGAAGCCGCCGAGCAGGAGCGCCTCGCGGTCGAGATCGAAGCCGGTTCGGTCTTCCTGAACGGCATGGTGAAGAGCGACCCGCGCCTGCCGTTCGGCGGCATCAAGCGCTCCGGCTTCGGTCGCGAGCTCTCGCTCGCCGGGATCCGCGAGTTCGTCAACGTGAAGACGGTCTGGATCGCCTAG